A genomic window from Thiomonas arsenitoxydans includes:
- a CDS encoding site-specific integrase has translation MSLAIELKSYALVQTVPERVITRSGSTFDPRLNVWEWSDGPFIARLDFGQLIAGAEAYKPSLKAALLPYVRGHSSSHVDNLFRAFIHFIDNSPRRASWVIDEQAVANYAATLRPNEKWRLGTLNGLLQKWVELRLPGVTADCAAYLREHRKPGNTKGDAVRTRDSVKGPFSEDEYTALYSAADAAYGRGELPLWTLLLTRLLLACGGRISQYASLKLCDFDPKGSTLKLPQVKTGQDHARASFVPFDISAQTSQLILAHRDELLASGKTENSPFFSSDLVMPRGPRRQIRAESDLFFGHCTPHTLSQWFIQLLREIAPPTARLDFAPMHIVPQRFRYTFGTRMAEEGASKLVIAERLGHADLQNVECYVSASPKIIESYDKALSKFLAPLAQAFKGQVVEDEAHSTHRGAPGSRIHDFRITTEGLGSCAGKGAGCGFNKPVACYSSFRFEPWLDAPHEKVLHRLEAERQKWTSDDRMAAVNDEPIRAVREVISLCAQIWSQRGREEGAA, from the coding sequence ATGTCTCTGGCCATTGAGTTGAAGTCCTATGCTCTCGTGCAAACGGTGCCCGAGCGTGTCATCACGCGTTCAGGCTCGACCTTTGACCCCCGCTTGAATGTATGGGAGTGGTCTGACGGTCCGTTTATCGCTAGGCTCGATTTTGGGCAGCTAATTGCTGGAGCAGAGGCATACAAGCCATCCCTGAAAGCAGCACTTTTGCCCTACGTTCGGGGCCATTCCTCGAGTCACGTGGATAATCTTTTTCGGGCGTTCATCCACTTTATCGACAACTCCCCACGGCGTGCGTCCTGGGTGATTGACGAACAAGCAGTCGCGAACTATGCGGCTACCTTGCGCCCCAACGAAAAATGGCGCCTCGGCACACTCAATGGGCTGCTCCAGAAGTGGGTTGAACTCCGGCTACCAGGCGTAACGGCAGATTGCGCTGCGTACCTCCGAGAGCACAGAAAGCCGGGAAACACCAAGGGGGACGCCGTGCGGACGCGAGACTCCGTCAAGGGGCCCTTCAGCGAGGATGAGTACACCGCATTGTACTCAGCCGCGGACGCCGCCTATGGCCGAGGAGAACTGCCACTGTGGACGTTGCTGCTGACGAGATTGCTATTGGCTTGCGGCGGTCGAATCTCACAGTACGCCTCTCTCAAACTGTGCGACTTCGACCCCAAAGGTTCGACTCTGAAGCTGCCCCAGGTCAAGACCGGGCAGGACCACGCGCGGGCGAGCTTCGTGCCCTTCGACATCTCTGCTCAGACTTCGCAACTCATCCTGGCGCATCGCGACGAGTTGTTGGCGTCCGGAAAAACGGAGAACAGCCCTTTTTTCTCATCTGACCTCGTAATGCCCCGAGGACCTAGAAGACAGATTCGCGCCGAGTCGGACCTGTTCTTTGGGCACTGCACGCCGCATACCCTCTCTCAGTGGTTCATACAGCTGCTCCGAGAAATTGCTCCTCCGACTGCGAGGCTCGACTTCGCGCCAATGCACATCGTCCCGCAACGGTTCCGGTATACCTTCGGGACTCGGATGGCGGAAGAGGGGGCCAGCAAGCTGGTCATCGCGGAGCGTCTCGGCCATGCGGACCTCCAGAATGTTGAGTGCTATGTCTCTGCATCGCCGAAGATTATCGAGAGCTACGATAAGGCGCTGAGCAAGTTCCTAGCGCCACTCGCCCAAGCCTTCAAGGGGCAGGTGGTGGAGGACGAGGCTCACAGCACTCACCGGGGCGCCCCCGGGAGCCGCATTCACGATTTCCGTATTACTACAGAGGGACTGGGCAGCTGTGCTGGTAAGGGTGCCGGATGTGGCTTCAACAAGCCGGTGGCTTGCTACTCCAGCTTCCGGTTCGAGCCTTGGCTCGATGCACCGCACGAGAAGGTGCTGCATCGACTCGAAGCAGAGCGCCAGAAGTGGACATCGGATGACCGCATGGCGGCCGTGAATGACGAGCCCATCCGGGCCGTCAGGGAA